A single region of the Fusarium fujikuroi IMI 58289 draft genome, chromosome FFUJ_chr05 genome encodes:
- a CDS encoding ECM22-like sterol regulatory element-binding family protein, translated as MAVRGEDKTDTETPARQRKAHKKSRLGCKNCKLRSVKCDESKPSCKRCTSSGFVCSFTQIAPSSFQLAHQSAGPVFSVVDKSLGPINPGFRVPIIQPVKGGVGEIILDDTALAAIERFRLRTVFSVGTQKTRSVYSEGAFLLGLKHPFLMHVFIALALLHDQYLNPCQTSSHRTALAFHWYQATALFHRRLMAAGSVPDVSKLSGSERDSLWASGALLGAASMALLDAEDVYGVWPLKKSDSLDLDWLRMSDGKKVVWNIADPTRKDSIFHQLLKEWDGIPDGSRPIQPDALPTMFYEAFDIGPSSTAQNNPYHVAASLLAQLLPRRIDDNTVVKFLTFLTQLDPRYRKLLEEKDPKAMVLLAWWYTKAAAHSSWWMQRRSVVEGLAVCIYLERNCGHEAVIQELVKFPRRVFDACRGNGGSMPAQDRQPLIAGVQAY; from the exons ATGGCTGTAAGAGGTGAAGACAAGACTGATACAGAGACGCCAGCGAGACAGCGGAAGGCTCACAAGAAGTCTCGTCTCGGATGTAAAAACTGCAAACTGAGGAGTGTCAAG TGCGATGAATCAAAACCATCGTGCAAACGTTGTACCTCATCGGGATTCGTCTGTTCATTCACTCAGATAGCCCCCTCATCCTTCCAACTCGCACACCAGAGCGCAGGGCCAGTCTTCTCAGTGGTCGATAAGTCTCTCGGTCCTATCAACCCTGGTTTCAGAGTCCCCATCATCCAGCCTGTAAAGGGTGGTGTCGGTGAGATTATACTAGACGATACTGCCCTAGCTGCCATTGAGAGGTTTCGACTAAGGACTGTGTTTTCTGTTGGTACACAGAAGACGAGAAGTGTTTACAGTGAAGGCGCGTTTTTGCTGGGATTGAAG catcCTTTTCTCATGCATGTCTTCATtgctctggctcttcttcatgatcaGTATCTTAACCCTTGCCAAACATCTTCTCACCGCACGGCACTCGCCTTTCACTGGTATCAAGCGACAGCCCTCTTCCACCGCCGTCTCATGGCAGCAGGATCAGTCCCCGATGTGTCAAAACTTTCTGGCTCTGAACGCGACTCCCTCTGGGCATCAGGAGCACTTCTCGGCGCAGCTTCAATGGCTCTTTTGGATGCCGAAGACGTGTATGGAGTATGGCCTCTCAAGAAATCCGActctcttgatcttgactgGCTGAGAATGAGCGATGGGAAGAAAGTTGTATGGAATATCGCTGACCCAACGAGAAAGGATAGTATTTTTCATCAATTGCTCAAAGAATGGGACGGTATTCCTGATGGTTCCAGACCCATTCAGCCCGATGCCCTTCCGACTATGTTCTACGAGGCTTTTGACATTGGGCCGTCTTCTACAGCTCAGAACAACCCATATCATGTCGCTGCGTCGTTACTCGCACAATTGCTTCCTCGAAGGATCGATGATAACACAGTGGTCAAGTTTCTCACTTTCTTAACGCAACTAGACCCGCGGTATAGGAAGCTACTGGAGGAGAAAGACCCCAAGGCTATGGTGTTGCTGGCATGGTGGTACACCAAAGCAGCGGCACACAGCTCGTGGTGGATGCAGAGGAGATCGGTGGTGGAGGGGCTGGCAGTCTGTATCTATTTGGAGAGGAATTGTGGGCATGAAGCAGTTATTCAGGAGCTGGTGAAGTTTCCAAGGCGTGTATTTGATGCCTGTCGTGGTAATGGAGGTTCCATGCCCGCCCAGGACAGACAGCCTTTAATAGCGGGTGTTCAAGCCTACTAG
- a CDS encoding probable LSM3-Sm-like (Lsm) protein, whose amino-acid sequence MADTGEEPHHVSEPLDLVRLLLNEVVFVKLRGDRELKGKLHAYDSHCNLVLGEVEETIYTVDEDDDDEELKTISRKSEMLFVRGDSVVLISPGVPF is encoded by the exons ATGGCTGATACAGGCGAAGAGCCTCATCACGTTTCGGAGCCTCTCGACCTTGTTCGACTCCTTCTCAATGAGGTTGTCTTTGTCAAACTTCGAGGAGACCGTGAGCTCAAGGGAAAGCTACAC GCTTACGACAGTCACTGCAATCTGGTGTTGGGAGAAGTCGAGGAGACCATCTACACtgtggatgaggacgatgacgacgaagaactCAAG ACTATCAGCCGGAAATCTGAGATGTTGTTCGTGAGAG GCGATAGTGTTGTCCTTATCTCACCTGGGGTTCCGTTCTAG
- a CDS encoding related to GTP-binding protein 2, whose amino-acid sequence MSTKPLAHEKRKGESALSDFADFVEQQQNLRYPTARTTTTDAAETTDANTEHHEELDELFDNLDLAESAPRVPLKELLLGSAEDTSKQLEEIISDRLEEGFGECVFEIGYENHGESMSLTLDQWNQAFKTLQEAAKGVRADCDLLLTKNVGGDLEAASTTDKPTKDKSCSGKVLIRQNPATIEDVIETRIAVVGNVDAGKSSMLGVLVKGDLDDGRGKARVNLFRHKHEIESGRTSSVGMEIMGFDTMGKVVTSDTPGRKLSWEEIGKRSAKVITFTDLAGHEKYLRTTVFGLLSSSPNYCLLMVAANNGLIGMSKEHLGIALALNVPVMVVVTKIDICPPNILEQTLTQITKIMKSPGARKIPTFIKTREECINTATQFVSQRICPVFLVSNVTGENLDLVRTFLNILPHHGRYNSDAPFEFHVNDTFSVPFTGTVVSGIIKSGVIHEGDNVLIGPDSLGQFTPTSVKSIERKRIRVPAASAGQSASFALKKVKRKDVRKGMVLLPRIEGQVMPKVHREFVAEVLILSHATTIKTKYQAMLHVGPVSQTCAIIDIDRALIRTGDRATVAFRFVQRPEYLAPGDRLLFREGRTKGLGIVKSVGYDPNHPLMPNKDGEKEKQPVNSEVKVGA is encoded by the exons ATGTCAACGAAGCCATTAGCGCACGAGAAGCGCAAAGGCGAATCG GCGCTCAGCGATTTCGCGGATTTTGTAGAGCAACAGCAAAACTTACGGTACCCGACCGCACGAACGACGACGACGGACGCTGCCGAGACAACGGACGCAAATACCGAACATCacgaagagcttgatgagctATTCGATAACCTAGACCTTGCGGAATCAGCACCGCGAGTGCCTCTCAAGGAACTTCTGCTTGGATCGGCCGAGGACACATCGAAGCAATTGGAGGAAATCATCTCTGACCGATTAGAGGAAGGTTTCGGCGAATGCGTTTTCGAGATTGGATATGAGAATCATGGCGAATCGATGAGCCTGACCCTCGATCAATGGAATCAGGCGTTCAAGACACTTCAGGAAGCCGCAAAGGGAGTGCGCGCCGACTGCGACCTGTTGTTAACCAAGAATGTCGGCGGCGACCTTGAGGCCGCGAGCACTACCGACAAGCCTACCAAGGACAAGAGCTGCAGTGGCAAGGTGCTGATCCGTCAGAATCCCGCAACAATAGAGGATGTAATTGAAACCCGGATAGCCGTGGTAGGGAATG TCGACGCAGGCAAGAGTTCCATGTTGGGCGTGCTCGTAAAGGgagatcttgatgatggacGAGGTAAAGCTCGCGTCAATCTCTTCCGGCACAAGCACGAAATAGAGTCAGGACGAACCAGTTCGGTTGGCATGGAGATCATGGGCTTTGACACCATGGGCAAGGTCGTCACCTCTGACACCCCTGGGC GCAAATTGTCTTGGGAAGAAATTGGCAAGAGGAGTGCAAAGGTCATCACCTTCACTGACTTGGCTGGCCACGAGAAATATCTTCGAACGACAGTATTCGGATTGCTCTCGAGCAGTCCAAACTATTGTCTTCTGATGGTCGCGGCAAATAACGGTCTTATTGGCATGAGCAAAGAGCATTTGGGTATTGCTCTGGCTCTCAACGTTCCCGTTATGGTTGTCGTCACCAAGATCGATATCTGCCCTCCCAATATTCTGGAGCAGACATTGACCCAGATCACCAAGATAATGAAGAGTCCTGGAGCTCGAAAGATCCCAACTTTCATCAAGACTCGCGAGGAATGCATAAATACAGCGACCCAGTTTGTCAGTCAACGGATATGCcctgtcttcctcgtctccaACGTTACAGGGGAGAATCTTGATCTGGTGAGGACCTTCTTGAACATTCTCCCCCATCACGGACGCTATAACTCGGATGCCCCATTCGAGTTCCACGTCAACGACACTTTCTCAGTACCTTTCACAGGTACTGTCGTGTCTGGCATCATCAAGTCTGGTGTCATTCATGAGGGTGACAACGTTCTCATCGGGCCTGACTCTTTGGGCCAATTCACACCAACCTCTGTCAAGTCAATTGAACGAAAGAGGATACGAGTCCCCGCTGCATCGGCTGGACAGTCTGCTTCTTTCGCtttgaagaaggtcaagcgCAAAGACGTGCGCAAGGGTATGGTGCTTCTTCCCAGGATCGAAGGCCAAGTGATGCCAAAGGTGCACCGTGAGTTTGTTGCAGAGG TTCTTATCCTCTCTCACGCCACCACTATTAAGACCAAGTACCAGGCCATGCTTCACGTCGGCCCTGTCTCCCAAACTTGTGCCATCATCGATATTGACCGAGCGCTCATTCGCACAGGAGATCGCGCAACTGTCGCCTTCCGCTTCGTTCAACGCCCCGAGTATCTTGCACCAGGCGACAGACTCCTGTTCCGCGAAGGCCGCACAAAGGGTCTTGGTATTGTGAAGTCGGTTGGATACGACCCAAATCATCCATTGATGCCCAACAAGgatggagagaaggagaagcagccTGTTAACTCCGAGGTTAAAGTAGGTGCTTGA